One window of the Balaenoptera ricei isolate mBalRic1 chromosome X, mBalRic1.hap2, whole genome shotgun sequence genome contains the following:
- the LOC132357149 gene encoding nuclear RNA export factor 2-like produces MHITVWGNRKPLEREMRENTQDGTPGSWFRVTIPCGIQYDKTWLMNSIQSHCSVPFTPVDFHFVKNGARFFVQEASTASALMDVSYKICDEESRKVCIPVFVSPSAAPYSVQYKLKPEEMEQLKVMQTKRFNVSKQALDLQRLCVDPDLVGHDIDIILNRRNCMAATLQIIKKNFPELLSLNLSSNKLYQLDGLSDIIQMAPTVKILNLSKNELKSVWELSKMQGLKLEELWVQGNPLCGTFPDQSTYVRAIRDRFPKLLRLDGQELPSPVTVDVDTPCVLKPCKGSYFGCDELKSLVLQFLQQFYLIHDCGDRQGLVGAYHEEACFSLTIPFHPEDPAPSSLCKYFKDSRNMKKLTDPHLRVQLLKHTNRVIVHTLCVLPKTQHDLSSFVVDTWFQTETMLCFCVSGVFKEVEGSSQGCVRAFTRTFIANPASYSSLCIVNDELFVRDASPSETQSVFSIPVPTPTSSSMHTLSQEQQDIMQASSTPPEVNL; encoded by the exons ATGCATATAACTGTGTGGGGAAACAGAAAACCTCTGGAGAGAGAAATGCGGGAGAACACACAAGATGGAACCCCAGGGAGCTGGTTCAGGGTCACC ATTCCTTGTGGGATACAGTATGACAAGACATGGTTAATGAACTCAATCCAGAGCCATTGCAGTGTCCCCTTCACTCCAGTGGAC TTCCACTTTGTGAAAAATGGGGCTCGGTTCTTTGTCCAGGAAGCTAGCACTGCCTCTGCATTGATGGATGTCAGCTACAAGATTTGTGACGAGGAGAGCCGAAAGGTGTGT ATACCTGTGTTTGTCAGCCCCTCCGCTGCTCCCTACTCTGTGCAGTATAAGTTGAAGCCAGAAGAAATGGAACAGCTAAAGGTAATGCAGAC CAAACGATTTAATGTCTCCAAGCAAGCTCTTGACCTCCAGAGGCTCTGCGTTGACCCAG ACTTGGTGGGCCATGATATTGATATAATTCTGAATCGAAGAAACTGCATGGCTGCCACCCTGCAGATCATCAAAAAGAATTTCCCTGAG CTGTTGTCCTTGAACTTGAGCAGCAACAAACTGTACCAGCTGGATGGCCTGTCTGACATTATACAGATGGCCCCCACGGTCAAGATCCTGAACCTCTCCAAAAATGAG CTGAAGTCTGTGTGGGAGTTGAGCAAGATGCAAGGGCTGAAGCTTGAAGAGCTGTGGGTGCAAGGGAACCCATTGTGTGGCACCTTCCCAGACCAGTCCACCTATGTAAG GGCCATCAGAGATCGTTTCCCGAAGTTATTACGCCTA gATGGCCAGGAGTTACCGTCACCAGTTACCGTTGATGTTGACACTCCCTGCGTATTAAAGCCCTGCAAG GGCAGCTACTTTGGATGCGATGAGCTGAAGAGCCTAGTCCTGCAATTCCTGCAGCA GTTCTACTTGATCCATGACTGTGGAGACCGACAGGGTCTCGTGGGTGCTTATCACGAGGAGGCCTGCTTCTCCCTGACCATTCCCTTCCACCCCGAGGACCCAGCCCC AAGCAGCTTGTGCAAGTACTTCAAGGACAGCAGGAATATGAAGAAGCTCACGGACCCCC ACCTGCGGGTCCAGCTGCTGAAGCACACAAATCGTGTCATTGTGCACACCCTCTGTGTGTTGCCCAAGACTCAGCATGACTTAAGCTCCTTCGTGGTGGACACGTGGTTCCAGACG GAAACGATGCTCTGCTTCTGCGTCAGCGGGGTGTTCAAGGAAG TGGAAGGAAGTTCTCAGGGCTGTGTGCGTGCCTTCACCCGGACCTTCATCGCTAACCCTGCCAGCTACTCCAG TCTGTGCATCGTGAATGACGAGCTGTTTGTGAGGGACGCCAGCCCCAGTGAGACCCAGAGTGTGTTCTCCATCCCAGTGCCTACGCCCACCTCCAGCTCCATGCACACCCTCTCCCAGGAGCAGCAGGACATCATGCAGGCGTCCTCCACCCCACCTGAGGTGAACCTCTAG
- the LOC132357150 gene encoding nuclear RNA export factor 2-like, with translation MSHNIKSLKCTHESSLCKYFKDSRNMKKLTDPYLRVQLLKHTNRVIVHTLCVLPKTQHDFISFVVDTWFQTETMLCFCVSGVFKKVEGSSQGCVRAFTRTFIANPASYSSLCIVNDELFVRDASPSETQSVFSIPVPTPTSSSMHTLSQGQQDIMQASSTPPEVNL, from the exons ATGTCCCATAATATTAAGTCACTTAAATGCACACATGA AAGCAGCTTGTGCAAGTACTTCAAGGACAGCCGGAATATGAAGAAGCTCACGGACCCCT ACCTGCGGGTCCAGCTGCTGAAGCACACAAATCGTGTCATTGTGCACACCCTCTGTGTGTTGCCCAAGACTCAGCATGACTTCATCTCCTTCGTGGTGGACACGTGGTTCCAGACG GAAACGATGCTCTGCTTCTGCGTCAGCGGGGTGTTCAAGAAAG TGGAAGGAAGTTCTCAGGGCTGTGTGCGTGCCTTCACCCGGACCTTCATCGCTAACCCTGCCAGCTACTCCAG TCTGTGCATCGTGAATGACGAGCTGTTTGTGAGGGACGCCAGCCCCAGTGAGACCCAGAGTGTGTTCTCCATCCCAGTGCCTACGCCCACCTCCAGCTCCATGCACACCCTCTCCCAGGGGCAGCAGGACATCATGCAGGCGTCCTCCACCCCACCTGAGGTGAACCTCTAG
- the LOC132357151 gene encoding LOW QUALITY PROTEIN: histone H2B type W-T-like (The sequence of the model RefSeq protein was modified relative to this genomic sequence to represent the inferred CDS: deleted 2 bases in 1 codon), with amino-acid sequence MAEPCRETSSEESLGTKEPTEAEPKSPKQKMPRRCRRCCPDSFITCFPRVLKQLHEGLDIFEPIAEEAAPLASSTKRSTITFRETQTSVPLLLPREIGKHAMS; translated from the exons ATGGCCGAGCCTTGCCGTGAGACTTCTTCTGAGGAAAGCCTGGGCACCAAAGAGCCCACAGAGGCCGAACCAAAGAGCCCAAAGCAGAAGATGCCAAGGCGTTGTCGCCGCTGCTGCCCAGACAGTTTCATCACCTGTTTCCCCAGGGTGCTGAAGCAGCTT CACGAGGGCCTGGACATCTTCGAGCCCATCGCCGAGGAGGCTGCACCCCTGGCCAGCTCCACCAAGCGCTCCACCATCACCTTCAGAGAGACCCAGACCTCCGTGCCCCTGCTGCTGCCCAGGGAGATTGGCAAGCACGCCATGTCCTAG